In a genomic window of Novosphingobium sp. KA1:
- a CDS encoding dicarboxylate/amino acid:cation symporter: protein MTTAAQTAPSLPTGKAWTLSFGAQVLVGMAIGIALGFAARWIGPDATGGPNQLAVALKTLGSIFIGLLSATVPPLIFAAIVSSITNLRDLDNAARLAGQTLIWFAITAFIAVVIGIGVGLIVQPGTGSHPGLATATAPATVGTWLDFLKGLVPANFLGLAASSKVADTGQVTTGLSFNTLQILVISLAVGFASLKAGARAEPFVAFVRSLLAVVRTILGWIIKLTPIGSAALIGAAIATYGWSTLLQLGGFAFAVYLGLFLVIGVVYPLLLTLNGIRPGAFFREAWPAIQLAFVSRSSVGTMPVTELAAERLGVPNAYAAFAVPLAATTKMDGCASIYPALAAIFVANFYGMPLHGLDYLLIVAVSVLGSAATAGMTGAVVMLTLTLSTLGLPLAGAGLLLAIDPILDMGRTAVNVAGQLLVTLIVSKREGLSPSASPALT, encoded by the coding sequence ATGACGACCGCCGCTCAAACCGCACCATCTCTTCCCACCGGCAAAGCCTGGACGCTCAGCTTCGGAGCGCAAGTCCTCGTCGGCATGGCCATCGGCATCGCACTGGGCTTTGCAGCGCGATGGATCGGCCCGGACGCAACGGGCGGCCCCAACCAGCTGGCAGTTGCGCTCAAGACCCTGGGCAGCATCTTCATCGGCCTGCTGAGTGCAACCGTCCCGCCGCTGATCTTTGCGGCCATCGTCAGTTCGATCACCAATCTCAGGGATCTCGACAATGCCGCAAGGCTGGCGGGACAGACGCTCATCTGGTTCGCGATCACGGCGTTTATTGCCGTCGTGATCGGCATCGGCGTCGGCCTCATCGTCCAGCCCGGCACCGGCAGTCATCCGGGTCTTGCGACCGCGACAGCCCCGGCGACCGTGGGTACCTGGCTCGATTTCCTGAAGGGTCTGGTCCCCGCCAATTTCCTCGGGCTTGCGGCATCCTCCAAGGTCGCGGATACCGGGCAGGTCACCACCGGCCTCTCGTTCAACACCTTGCAGATCCTCGTCATCTCGCTTGCAGTCGGATTTGCCTCGCTCAAGGCCGGTGCGCGGGCGGAGCCCTTTGTCGCCTTCGTGCGCTCGCTTCTCGCGGTCGTCCGCACCATCCTTGGCTGGATCATCAAGCTGACCCCGATCGGTTCGGCGGCGCTGATCGGCGCTGCCATCGCGACCTATGGCTGGAGTACCCTGCTGCAGCTCGGCGGCTTCGCCTTTGCCGTCTATCTTGGCCTGTTCCTGGTCATCGGCGTCGTCTACCCCCTGCTGCTGACGCTCAACGGCATTCGCCCCGGCGCATTCTTCCGCGAGGCCTGGCCGGCGATCCAGCTGGCGTTTGTCTCGCGCTCGTCGGTCGGCACGATGCCGGTCACCGAACTGGCGGCGGAACGTCTCGGCGTTCCCAATGCCTATGCCGCCTTTGCCGTGCCGCTGGCCGCGACCACCAAGATGGACGGCTGCGCCTCGATCTATCCGGCACTCGCGGCAATCTTCGTGGCGAATTTCTACGGCATGCCGCTGCACGGACTGGATTACCTGCTGATCGTCGCGGTCTCGGTCCTCGGTTCGGCCGCCACGGCGGGCATGACCGGGGCAGTCGTCATGCTGACGCTGACGCTCTCCACGCTGGGACTGCCGCTGGCGGGAGCCGGACTGCTGCTCGCCATCGATCCCATTCTCGACATGGGGCGCACGGCAGTGAACGTTGCCGGGCAGCTTCTTGTCACCCTGATCGTCTCGAAGCGCGAGGGTCTGAGCCCGTCAGCGAGCCCCGCGCTGACTTGA
- a CDS encoding heavy metal-responsive transcriptional regulator: protein MKRFLTIGALAKQAEVSADTIRFYEREGLLGSPDRLASGYRHYDADALARLQYILRAKSLGFTLGEIKGLLALETDRENGVEGVRQRAQERIADLDRRITEMTRMRDALKALADACPGSGEPEACPILSALHGEEAPECCEGGSGKASS, encoded by the coding sequence GTGAAGCGTTTCCTGACCATCGGCGCATTGGCAAAACAGGCCGAAGTCAGCGCCGATACCATCCGCTTTTACGAGCGCGAGGGGCTGCTTGGCAGTCCCGACCGGCTCGCATCCGGCTATCGCCATTACGATGCAGACGCGCTAGCCCGCCTGCAATACATCCTCCGCGCCAAGAGCCTCGGCTTCACGCTGGGCGAGATCAAGGGGCTGCTCGCTCTCGAAACCGACCGCGAGAACGGCGTCGAAGGTGTCCGGCAGCGCGCTCAGGAACGCATCGCCGATCTTGATCGGCGGATCACCGAAATGACCCGCATGCGCGATGCGCTCAAGGCGCTCGCCGATGCTTGCCCGGGAAGCGGCGAACCGGAAGCCTGCCCGATTCTCTCCGCCCTGCATGGCGAGGAAGCGCCGGAATGCTGCGAGGGCGGCTCGGGCAAGGCCTCGTCGTGA
- a CDS encoding heavy metal translocating P-type ATPase: MAKTQEVTLTLPIGGMTCAGCAATVEKVLRRLPSVDAQVNFAAERAAVAYDPTQVSPQEMIAAVETAGYEVPPETVVFDIGGMSCAACAAGIETVLSRVPGVLGSTVNFASGKARADYVPGVTDPAALAAAIARGGYQATEARDLTADEVANREAASRQEWRRERALFAVALLLTLPLFAQMVVMLDMRQWSHALGGHHGELLPRYWQFALASPVQFWIGARFYKAAFKSLRAGTANMDVLVALGTTIAYAYSVVVTLVGRMDLHVYFEASAAIITLVLLGRLLEANAKRKTSSAIRALLKLRPKTARIEREGRIIEVDAGTLLVGDVFVVAAGDSVPVDGEVISGRSSVDEAMLSGESMPVMKEPGARIYAATINQNGMLRARATGVGADTVLAQIIRMVDEAQGSKPPIQYFVDKVTAIFVPVVIAIAVVTLAGNWLWSSDFQTAMVNAVAVLVIACPCSLGLATPTAIMVGTGMGARNGVLIRNAEVLERARAMQTLAVDKTGTLTRGAPEVTDLLPADGQDGARLVALAAALERGSEHPLARAITNKAQEQRITLPDVDHFDTLPGKGVSGRIEGRLLQLGSPLWLGEVAAPLPPALAERVEAAQAQGRTVVGLAEEGRVIGFIAIADRLRDSSVQAVRELRAAGIAVVMLTGDNHHTAAAIAAQAGITRFAAEVLPQNKAEEVRRLQDRGEIVGMAGDGINDAPALAQADVSFAIGAGSDVAVEAADVVLVRNDLHGVLTAVELSRATLGKIRQNLFFAFIYNVLGIPLAAFGLLNPVIAGAAMALSSISVVSNSLLLSRWQPKPQPENS, from the coding sequence ATGGCAAAGACGCAAGAGGTGACGCTCACCCTACCCATCGGGGGGATGACCTGCGCAGGATGCGCGGCCACCGTGGAGAAAGTTCTGCGCCGCCTTCCCTCGGTCGATGCCCAAGTCAACTTCGCGGCCGAACGCGCCGCCGTGGCCTACGATCCTACACAAGTATCGCCGCAAGAGATGATCGCGGCCGTCGAGACGGCGGGCTATGAAGTTCCGCCGGAAACCGTGGTCTTCGACATCGGCGGCATGAGCTGCGCCGCTTGCGCCGCGGGTATCGAAACCGTGCTCAGCCGTGTACCCGGTGTTCTTGGCAGCACCGTGAACTTCGCCTCGGGCAAAGCCCGCGCCGACTATGTTCCCGGCGTGACCGATCCAGCAGCGCTCGCCGCAGCGATCGCCAGGGGCGGCTACCAGGCAACCGAGGCGCGTGACCTGACTGCGGATGAAGTTGCAAACCGCGAGGCCGCCTCCCGCCAGGAATGGCGCCGCGAACGCGCATTGTTTGCGGTCGCGCTGCTCCTCACCCTCCCGCTCTTCGCGCAGATGGTGGTGATGCTCGACATGCGGCAGTGGAGCCACGCCCTGGGCGGACACCATGGCGAACTGCTGCCGCGCTACTGGCAGTTCGCGCTGGCCTCCCCGGTGCAGTTCTGGATCGGCGCGCGCTTCTACAAGGCCGCGTTCAAGTCCTTGCGGGCGGGCACTGCCAACATGGATGTGCTGGTGGCGCTGGGCACCACCATTGCCTACGCCTACAGCGTCGTCGTCACACTCGTCGGGCGGATGGACCTGCACGTCTATTTCGAGGCATCAGCCGCGATCATCACGCTGGTCCTGCTGGGGCGCCTGCTGGAGGCCAATGCCAAGCGCAAGACATCCTCGGCCATCCGCGCCCTGCTCAAGCTGCGCCCGAAGACGGCACGGATCGAGCGCGAGGGCCGGATTATCGAAGTCGATGCCGGAACCCTTCTGGTCGGCGATGTCTTCGTGGTGGCGGCAGGCGATAGCGTGCCGGTCGACGGCGAAGTGATTTCCGGCCGCTCGAGCGTCGATGAAGCGATGCTCTCGGGCGAAAGCATGCCGGTGATGAAGGAGCCGGGCGCCAGGATCTATGCCGCGACCATCAACCAGAACGGCATGCTGCGCGCCCGCGCAACCGGTGTCGGCGCCGATACCGTGCTGGCGCAGATCATCCGCATGGTGGACGAAGCGCAAGGCTCGAAACCTCCCATCCAGTATTTCGTCGACAAGGTAACCGCCATCTTCGTGCCGGTGGTGATCGCCATCGCCGTGGTGACCCTGGCAGGCAACTGGCTGTGGAGCAGCGATTTCCAGACTGCCATGGTCAATGCGGTCGCCGTCCTGGTGATTGCCTGCCCGTGCTCGCTGGGCCTCGCGACGCCGACCGCGATCATGGTCGGCACCGGTATGGGCGCCAGGAACGGGGTGCTGATCCGCAATGCCGAAGTGCTCGAACGCGCGCGGGCGATGCAGACCCTGGCAGTCGACAAGACCGGAACGCTGACCCGCGGCGCGCCCGAGGTAACCGACCTTCTTCCTGCCGACGGGCAGGACGGCGCCCGCCTCGTGGCCCTTGCCGCCGCGCTGGAACGCGGGTCCGAGCATCCGCTGGCCCGCGCCATCACGAACAAGGCGCAGGAACAACGGATCACCCTCCCCGATGTCGACCACTTCGACACGCTGCCCGGCAAAGGGGTCTCGGGCCGGATCGAGGGGCGGCTGCTCCAACTGGGTTCTCCGCTGTGGCTCGGCGAAGTTGCCGCGCCGCTGCCGCCTGCCCTCGCCGAACGGGTGGAAGCGGCGCAAGCACAGGGCCGGACGGTGGTCGGCCTTGCCGAAGAGGGCCGCGTGATTGGGTTCATCGCCATTGCCGACCGGCTGCGCGACAGTTCCGTTCAGGCGGTCCGCGAACTGCGCGCTGCGGGCATCGCCGTCGTCATGCTGACCGGCGACAACCACCACACCGCCGCCGCCATCGCCGCGCAAGCCGGGATCACCCGTTTCGCCGCGGAAGTCCTGCCGCAAAACAAGGCCGAGGAAGTGCGCCGGCTGCAGGACCGCGGCGAAATCGTCGGCATGGCCGGGGACGGCATCAACGATGCCCCGGCGCTGGCGCAGGCCGATGTCTCCTTCGCCATCGGCGCAGGCTCCGACGTGGCGGTGGAAGCGGCCGACGTCGTGCTGGTACGCAACGATCTGCACGGCGTGCTCACGGCGGTGGAACTCTCGCGCGCGACGCTGGGGAAGATCCGGCAGAACCTGTTCTTTGCCTTTATCTACAACGTCCTGGGTATTCCGCTCGCCGCCTTCGGGCTGCTCAACCCGGTCATCGCCGGCGCCGCGATGGCGCTGAGTTCGATCTCGGTGGTCAGCAATTCCTTGCTGCTGAGCCGTTGGCAACCCAAGCCCCAACCGGAGAATTCGTGA
- a CDS encoding heavy-metal-associated domain-containing protein: MSAVQLTVLGMTCDGCANRLKRVLEARGGIHHADVVRDLKQVAVDYDSASIDRAAIEAAIGDAGFEVAHG, from the coding sequence ATGAGTGCCGTGCAACTGACCGTCCTGGGCATGACCTGCGATGGTTGCGCCAACCGTCTCAAGCGGGTGCTGGAAGCCCGCGGCGGAATCCATCACGCCGATGTGGTGCGTGATCTCAAGCAGGTCGCGGTCGACTACGACAGCGCCAGCATCGACCGGGCAGCCATCGAAGCCGCGATTGGCGACGCCGGCTTCGAGGTCGCGCATGGCTGA
- a CDS encoding TonB-dependent siderophore receptor — MLGTALAAPANAFAQESGTAGGTEQVLPEVVAEGGQDGGAYVMGTGADAGTTRITAGEIRARAAGSGDANQLLKALPTVQFTRDEGLATRENIQDIRPADISISGGRYYENLITIDGIDANARVDITGTSRTSNALAAYELAGATAQSIWVDTNLIGEVTLRDSNVSAEYGRFTGGALDIKTRAPKREWGASANVSYTSDALTHYRVSPASRAALADDEMPSRPSFEKWRYGVSLDVPVNPNIGLLLAYNRSTANVVYTRGAAYGATRFGQSSTSDNFMAKMEADLAGDLTLSGQFVYSPYRSEAASANGVDNEVVSRGGGITSQLRLAHSGTSDWSLSANLTHSDTGRDASPFNYSVPSWSTNGSVCSNTNCTIGGFGDIDQTQDVYNLNGRWSRSIGPGTLAMGFDYQHIEAMRSRPVDGGAYSRGTSQSAAASIVCADGNSLTCVTGEYALTQFTVYSAYRAEVALDSVAGWAEYSARFGAFSLRGGLRYDYESFLGNHNFSPRLSASYELPWDGWSVTLGANRYYGRSMLAYALREQYPAAATYLRTGTSSGGLTTYADTDWYLSSMSYSTSYSGSKTKTPYSDELSAALSARILGGNLRVKGIYREGKDEFVRAAGERESIILPNGKTSTVTRYVVTNTGFSSYRGASVEWTRRFGKHDFAINTNFSKTKSSNDNYLDAIDSELFDDTPVLFQGNVTTLAELSALNQRDDMAAPLIINATWTARWLDDRLTTNVNVRYRSGFDQIEDTGESQTVDGTAYDVYDYIHYPKAIDVNLNAQFEVIRSAMGVLTAETRIANLLDRIPSPNSVATTQPYQFGRSFWVGLNYRF, encoded by the coding sequence TTGCTGGGTACGGCGCTAGCCGCACCAGCCAATGCGTTTGCACAGGAAAGCGGCACCGCCGGCGGCACCGAGCAAGTGTTGCCGGAAGTCGTCGCCGAAGGCGGGCAGGATGGCGGCGCCTACGTCATGGGCACTGGTGCCGATGCCGGGACAACCCGCATCACCGCCGGGGAAATCCGGGCGCGCGCCGCCGGATCGGGCGATGCCAACCAGTTGCTCAAGGCGCTCCCCACGGTCCAGTTCACCCGTGACGAGGGCCTTGCCACCCGGGAGAACATTCAGGACATTCGCCCCGCCGACATCTCGATCTCGGGCGGCCGCTATTACGAGAACCTCATCACCATTGACGGCATCGATGCCAACGCCCGCGTCGACATTACCGGCACCAGCCGGACCAGCAATGCGCTTGCCGCATATGAACTGGCAGGCGCCACCGCCCAATCGATCTGGGTCGATACCAATCTGATCGGCGAAGTGACGCTGCGCGATTCCAACGTCTCGGCAGAATACGGCCGCTTCACCGGCGGCGCACTCGACATCAAGACCCGTGCGCCGAAACGCGAATGGGGGGCAAGCGCGAACGTTTCCTATACCTCGGACGCGCTCACCCACTACCGGGTATCACCAGCCTCGCGCGCCGCGCTGGCCGACGATGAAATGCCCTCGCGGCCGAGTTTCGAAAAGTGGCGCTACGGCGTCAGTCTCGACGTACCGGTCAACCCGAACATCGGCCTGCTTCTGGCCTACAATCGTTCGACCGCCAACGTCGTCTACACCCGCGGAGCGGCCTATGGCGCGACCAGGTTCGGCCAGTCCAGCACCAGCGACAACTTCATGGCCAAGATGGAAGCCGACCTGGCCGGCGACCTCACCCTCTCGGGTCAATTCGTCTATTCGCCCTACCGCAGCGAAGCGGCATCGGCCAACGGCGTCGACAATGAGGTCGTTTCCAGGGGCGGCGGCATCACCAGCCAGCTACGGCTGGCGCACTCCGGCACCAGCGACTGGTCGCTTTCGGCAAACCTGACGCACAGCGACACCGGCCGCGATGCCTCGCCCTTCAACTATTCGGTGCCCTCGTGGAGCACCAACGGCAGCGTCTGCAGCAACACCAACTGCACCATCGGCGGCTTTGGCGACATCGACCAGACACAGGACGTCTACAACCTCAACGGCCGCTGGTCGCGGTCCATCGGTCCCGGCACTTTGGCCATGGGCTTCGATTACCAGCACATCGAGGCCATGCGCAGTCGCCCCGTCGACGGCGGCGCCTACTCGCGGGGCACATCGCAATCGGCGGCGGCCTCCATCGTCTGCGCCGACGGCAACAGCCTGACCTGTGTGACCGGGGAATACGCCCTTACCCAATTTACCGTCTATTCGGCCTATCGCGCTGAGGTTGCGCTCGACAGTGTCGCAGGCTGGGCGGAATATTCCGCGCGGTTCGGCGCGTTCTCCCTGCGCGGCGGGCTGCGCTATGACTATGAGAGTTTTCTCGGCAACCACAATTTCTCGCCGCGCCTTTCGGCCAGCTATGAGCTGCCGTGGGACGGCTGGAGCGTGACCCTGGGCGCCAATCGCTATTACGGCCGCTCGATGCTGGCCTATGCCTTGCGTGAACAATACCCGGCTGCCGCCACCTATCTGCGTACGGGAACCAGCAGCGGCGGGCTTACGACCTACGCCGATACGGACTGGTATCTTTCGTCGATGAGCTATTCCACGAGCTATTCGGGAAGCAAGACCAAGACCCCCTACTCCGACGAACTGTCGGCAGCCCTGTCCGCCCGCATTCTTGGCGGTAATCTGCGGGTCAAGGGCATCTACCGGGAGGGCAAGGACGAATTCGTCCGGGCTGCCGGCGAGCGCGAGTCGATCATTCTGCCCAACGGCAAGACCTCCACCGTCACCCGCTATGTCGTCACCAACACCGGTTTCAGCAGCTACCGCGGCGCATCGGTGGAATGGACGCGCCGCTTCGGCAAGCACGACTTCGCGATCAACACCAACTTCTCCAAAACGAAGTCCAGCAACGACAACTACCTCGACGCCATCGACAGCGAGCTGTTCGACGATACGCCGGTCCTGTTCCAGGGCAATGTCACCACGCTGGCCGAGCTTTCCGCCCTCAATCAGCGCGACGACATGGCCGCGCCGCTCATCATCAATGCCACCTGGACTGCCCGCTGGCTGGACGACCGGCTGACCACGAACGTCAACGTGCGCTATCGCAGCGGCTTCGACCAGATCGAGGATACCGGTGAAAGCCAGACGGTGGATGGCACCGCTTACGACGTCTACGACTACATCCATTATCCCAAGGCGATCGACGTCAACCTCAACGCGCAGTTCGAAGTGATCCGTTCGGCCATGGGCGTACTGACGGCGGAAACGCGCATCGCCAACCTGCTCGACCGCATCCCCTCGCCGAACAGCGTGGCCACCACCCAGCCCTACCAGTTTGGCCGCTCGTTCTGGGTGGGCCTGAACTACAGGTTCTGA
- a CDS encoding cytochrome-c peroxidase: protein MNLQRLVPRALLLASAVFVAVQASGEGQAPRPALLQEPAGSETAHAAPGDSSATDLRRLYAGPPQSWPRPVLGPGAEFREFAPLPSLPAPGEREKALAAIGKRLFDDPRLSGSGQIACASCHSPELGLGDGLRTAFGHDRQRGRRNAQSLYTAAWMTPLFWDGRSPDLAEQALHPITDGAEMAATAETVLPRLNADTGYRTAYAALGQDRPITMKDVTAALAAHERTLRPPRSRWMQVFEKGTGVLTDRELLGLHLFRTKAGCAACHNGPLLSDQRFHNLGISFYGRRLEDLGRYEVTGKPEDVGRFRTASLLGVRKTAPYMHNGLFQTLDNVVALYNGGGGKDRQQPSGNVPVPSADPLVRKLDLTADERAALVAFLETL, encoded by the coding sequence ATGAATCTGCAACGACTTGTCCCGCGGGCGCTGTTGCTGGCGTCCGCGGTCTTCGTGGCCGTACAGGCATCGGGCGAGGGACAGGCGCCAAGGCCAGCGCTGCTGCAGGAACCGGCTGGATCGGAAACTGCACACGCTGCGCCCGGCGACTCGTCGGCGACCGATCTCCGGCGTCTCTACGCCGGACCGCCGCAAAGCTGGCCTCGTCCCGTGCTCGGTCCCGGTGCCGAATTTCGCGAGTTTGCACCGCTGCCCTCGCTACCCGCTCCGGGCGAGCGCGAGAAGGCGCTCGCGGCAATCGGCAAACGCCTGTTCGACGATCCGCGGCTTTCCGGTTCCGGCCAGATCGCCTGTGCCTCTTGCCACAGTCCGGAACTGGGGCTGGGCGACGGCTTGCGCACCGCCTTCGGTCACGACCGGCAACGCGGGCGGCGCAACGCCCAGTCGCTCTATACCGCCGCCTGGATGACACCCCTGTTCTGGGACGGGCGCAGCCCGGATCTTGCGGAACAGGCGCTGCACCCGATCACCGACGGCGCCGAGATGGCCGCAACGGCCGAGACGGTGCTCCCGCGTCTCAATGCCGATACCGGTTATCGCACCGCCTATGCCGCACTGGGGCAGGACCGCCCGATCACGATGAAGGACGTGACGGCCGCGCTTGCCGCGCACGAGCGAACCCTGCGGCCGCCGCGTTCGCGCTGGATGCAGGTCTTCGAGAAGGGCACGGGCGTGCTCACCGACCGCGAACTCCTCGGCCTGCACCTGTTTCGCACCAAGGCTGGCTGCGCGGCCTGTCACAATGGCCCGTTGCTGTCCGATCAGCGCTTCCACAACCTCGGCATAAGCTTTTACGGACGCCGTCTGGAGGACCTTGGCCGCTACGAGGTAACCGGCAAGCCCGAGGATGTCGGCAGGTTCCGCACGGCTTCCCTGCTCGGGGTGCGCAAGACCGCCCCTTACATGCATAACGGGCTGTTCCAGACGCTGGACAACGTGGTCGCCCTCTACAACGGTGGCGGCGGCAAGGACCGCCAGCAACCCAGCGGCAACGTCCCCGTGCCAAGCGCTGATCCCTTGGTGAGGAAGCTTGACCTGACAGCGGACGAACGCGCCGCGCTGGTTGCATTCCTGGAAACACTCTGA
- a CDS encoding energy transducer TonB — MLGSRTVSAGLAGGVHAALLTALLLSWHAAPTSGPDPRHGLTVMSLAAPQQPMQEAEPTQAAASRQASRRAEAAPFVRRQDIPPPLLVLPGTETPAALAMPGSADVPPSLDRSMPSDDAADSNRDLLTGTKTAAAPQSGSAASAAQSASTRRTAASDGYALRVFRHIRRYKAFPAALAGKGCEGTVLARFSLTREGRIDRLTLARSSGFGELDRLALEQLRQAAPFPKPPSSAAEAALSFLVPMTYRLEA; from the coding sequence ATGTTGGGTTCGCGAACAGTTTCCGCAGGGTTGGCCGGTGGGGTACACGCCGCACTCCTGACCGCACTCCTGCTCTCGTGGCATGCCGCACCGACGAGCGGCCCGGACCCCCGGCACGGCCTGACAGTGATGTCGCTGGCCGCGCCGCAGCAGCCCATGCAAGAGGCCGAGCCGACGCAGGCTGCGGCATCCCGGCAAGCGTCAAGGCGTGCTGAAGCCGCTCCGTTCGTACGGCGACAGGACATCCCGCCTCCGCTGCTGGTGCTGCCCGGAACCGAGACACCGGCAGCTCTGGCCATGCCGGGATCGGCCGACGTGCCGCCATCGCTGGACAGATCGATGCCGTCCGACGATGCTGCCGACAGCAACCGCGACCTCCTTACAGGAACGAAAACTGCCGCCGCGCCGCAAAGTGGATCCGCAGCCTCCGCCGCCCAATCCGCTTCCACTCGCCGCACGGCCGCATCCGATGGCTATGCCCTGCGCGTGTTTCGGCACATCCGCCGCTACAAGGCATTCCCCGCCGCACTCGCCGGCAAGGGCTGCGAAGGCACCGTGCTCGCGCGCTTCTCGCTCACCCGTGAAGGACGGATCGACCGCCTGACGCTGGCCAGAAGCAGCGGCTTCGGCGAACTCGATCGCCTTGCGCTCGAGCAACTGCGGCAGGCTGCCCCCTTCCCGAAGCCACCTTCGAGCGCTGCGGAAGCCGCGCTCAGCTTTCTGGTGCCGATGACTTACCGACTGGAAGCCTGA